CCGGGTCGTCCCCGGCATGGCGACCGAGGACCTGGCGGATCCGGGCGGCCAGGTCGTGCCGGCTCTCGTACGGCGGACCGTCGAAGTCGACCGGCTCGATGCCGGCCCAGAGCGCGGTGAGCGGTCGGTCGACCTGGCTCGGATCGGTCCAGTTGAAGGTGAGGTCCGGTACCCACTCGTGTAGGTCGAGTTCGACGTGGAGCGGAAGGTTGAGGCAGCCGGCGGCGATGGCGGCCGACTGAACTGCCCGGGTCATCGGCGACGACACCACGTAGCGCAATGGGATGCCCCGTAGTTCCCCGCACCGTCGGCGCACCTCCTCCACTCCGGCCGAGGTCAGCGGGGCGAGGTCGTTGGCGTGCCCGGGCAGCCGACGCACGTTCACCAGCGGCCAGTTGGTCTCGCCGTGACGCATCAGCAGGAAGCCGCCAGCGGTCAAGGCAGTCGCCGTTCGCCGTGGCCCGGGCACTGCGAGCGTCCGTCCTGGTCGAGCACCGGGGACGGGTGGGAAAGGCCCGGTGCGAATGTCGGGCGGTGCGCACCCAGCCGCTCGGTCATGGTGCGGGCCCTTCTCGGTAGGCGTCGCGCGGATGACTGTCGAAGGCTCTGCGAGCGCGGCGCCTCGGGCCTCTCGGGCGGGTCCGGGCCGGTGGCCGGGGGCAGCCGCAGGTGGGCCAACCAGCGCACGATGGCTGGGTTGACTGGGCGTCGGCCGGTGGTCAGTGATGGTTCCGACCCGCAGGCTCTTCCCGGCGCAGCACCCAGGTCTCCCGGAGCGTGTCCGGCTCGGGCTCGGACGAGGTGTAGTCGGCCGTTGCCCCGACCGTGGTGAAGCCGGACCGGTTCGCGGAGTTCCGAATGGTGTCGTGGTCGAACCACCATTGTCGATGCTGCTCCTCCTCGCGGCGGAACCCGTCGTCGGCCCGGGTGAACAGCGTTATGAGGAAGTCGGTGGCGCCCCGGGTGGGGTCGTACCGATTGCGCCACACGTACGCGAAGTCGCCCTGGTCGTCCCCGTACTGGCTCGAGCCGAAGACCTCCTCGAGCTTGTAGCGGCTGTTGACGTCGAAGACGAACAGCCCGCCGGGCCGCAGCGCCGACGCCACCGTCGCGAAGAACCCCTGCAACGCGGATGGGGGCAGGTAGTTGACACTGTCGAAGCAGCAGATCGCGGCGTCGAAGACGGCCGGGGTGAACGGCAACTCGGCGGGCAGGATCACCTGGTGCAGTTCGACCAGCGGACCGAGGCGGTCACGGGCGACCCCGAGCATCGCGGCCGACCCGTCGATGCCGGCGACCTGGTACCCACGGTCCCGTAGTCGGACGGCCATGCTGCCGGTTCCGCAGCAGACGTCGAGCACCCGGGCACCGCTGCCGATCCCGGCCTGCGCCAGCCGAGCGGTGATGAAGTCGACCCAGCGGTCGTACGGGTTCGGATCGGTCCACCGGTCGTAGACGCCGGCCAGCGCCGTGTACGGCTCGCCGAGAGCGGCTAGCCCGGTCATGTCGGTTTCCGAACCTTGATCATGAGGTTCGTTCCCCGCTCGGCCCAACATCCCTGCTCGGAGGCCGCCAGTTCGAGGTCGAGGGCGGTTCGGAAGTACGTCTCGTCGGCAAGTGCCCGGGAGACGGCACTGATGCCGTGATAGGGGTAGCCGAAGTCCTCCGGCCCGGGATGCACGATCGAGGTCACCCCGAACATCGCCTGCACCTCGAAGCCCGCCCCGGTGGCGAGATCGGTCAGCTCGGCCGAACTGTACACCCGCAGCGGCGGCACCGTCGGGGACCACTGCACCACGTGGGTCTCCAGGAGGGCCCGCAGCTCCGCCGCACCGGCGCCGTCCCGACAGGCCTTCGACGACAGCGCGTTGGACAACGAGTGGCTCATCAGCAGACCGGTTGCGCCGGGCCGGAGTACCCGGGCCAGGGTCGCGAACGCGGCGGTCGGATCGTCGAGGAAGCTGAGCACCCCGTAGGTGCTGATCACGGCGTCGAACTCGGCGTCGGCGAGTTCCGGGGCGTCCTCCAGATCGCAGTGCACCAGCCGGACGCCGTCGGGGACCTGCCGCTGGGCCTCGGCCAGCATGGCTGCCGACTTGTCGGCCACGGTGACCTTGGCGTGGAACTCGTCGGCGAGCCACGCGCCCCATCGACCGGTCCCGCCGCCCGCGTCCAGCACGCGGTCACCCGACGCCGGCCCGATGTGTCTTCTGATCAGCTCTTTGATCAGCTCGTCGGCCAGGCGCCAGTAGCTCGCTTCGTAGAAGCCCTCGACGTTGCCGGCGTAGGTCTCGAAGAAGTCGTTGAACTGGTTGTCGGTCATCAGCGTCATCGATGCTCGTCCCTATCTGCGTGTCGGTGGGGAAGTACGGACGGAGCCCGGCAAGGTCAGGGAACGATGTTGCTCCCGTTCTCGCGGAGGAAGATGGCGAAGTCGCGGATGTCGGCGTTGCCGGTCAGCCACATGAGAAACCGTTCGACTCCCAAGCCGAATCCGGCCGTCTGGAGTGGCGCCGTCTCCTTCATCTGGAGGTACCAGTCGTACGTGTCGGCCGAGACGCCGTGGCTGGCGAGCGCGGCCCGGACAGCGGCCGCGGTGGCGTGGCGTTCGCCGCAGCCGACGACCTCACCGGGCCCGAAGAGCAGGTCGCCGTTCAGGGCCCTGCCCCGGTCGTCGACCGCCTGATAGAACGGCGTCGCCTGGTGATCCCAGTGGGTGACCCAGACGAAGTCACCCGCGCGCCTCATCAGCTCCGCCTCGCCGGCGCGGGTCATCGTGCGCCAACCAGCCTCGCTCCGGATGTACCGAGGGTCGTGACCGAGCAGCTCGGCGGCCTCGTCGAAGGTGAACCGGCCGAAGGACTCGGTCCGGTCCAGCAGCCGGTACAGGTGGGCGGGTTCGCCGCCGACGGCCGAGGCGAGCTGGGACTCGTGCGCCGCCAGCAGGTCGGTGGTGAGTCGCCGGACGTACGCCTCGACGAGGGGCAGTACGACGTCCAGCCCGCCGGGTACCTCGGCCTCGCTGTGGAAGAACTGGGCCAGATGGGTACCGTCGGTGGCCTCGCCGCGGAACGACGGCATCAGGTAGTAGGCACCCCTCGGGCTGAGCCGGCACAGGTACTCCAGCCCGAACTGCATCGAGTCGGCCAGATAGGTCTGCACCCCGAACATCGACACCTCGACCGGCCGGGAGTCACTGCCCCGCCCCATCGGGGACGAGATCGATCCGGTGGTGATCGGAAGGTGCCCGAAGCGCAGCCCTCGTTCCGACCAGAACGCCACGGTGGACGAGGTGAGCGTGTCCTGAAGCTCGACCAGCATGCGGTACCAACTCGACGTCATCGCCGTCAGGTAGTGGGTCTGCGGCGCGGTCCAACTGCGGGTCGGTTCGATGTGCAGTGCGGTGGTCATGGAGTCCTCACTGTCTGCGGTCGACGCTCAGGCAGGAGCCGGTCTGTCGGCCGACGGGCGGGCACCGATGCGCGGAGCGCAGTGGCGGCCCGGCGTCGGTGGCCGATCGTCCACCTCCCCGTTCGCCCCCGGTTTCCAGGGACTGCCGTGACCGTAGGGACCGCCAGTTAGAGCATGGTTATGTGCGTGCCATCGCGCGGATCGGTTCGGGTGGCCCGAAGACGGGCGAGGTAGGCGAGGCACAGCTCGTGGTCGCCGTGGAACCCGCCGGCCCGCCAGCCCGCCAGCAGGGCCAGGTCGAGGGGCCAGATCGTGTAGCGGCCTTCGTCGTCGACCACCACACGAAAGAACTCCTCGTGGGGTTCCACCGGCCTGTACCTT
The nucleotide sequence above comes from Plantactinospora soyae. Encoded proteins:
- a CDS encoding MbtH family NRPS accessory protein; this encodes MEPHEEFFRVVVDDEGRYTIWPLDLALLAGWRAGGFHGDHELCLAYLARLRATRTDPRDGTHITML
- a CDS encoding class I SAM-dependent methyltransferase gives rise to the protein MTLMTDNQFNDFFETYAGNVEGFYEASYWRLADELIKELIRRHIGPASGDRVLDAGGGTGRWGAWLADEFHAKVTVADKSAAMLAEAQRQVPDGVRLVHCDLEDAPELADAEFDAVISTYGVLSFLDDPTAAFATLARVLRPGATGLLMSHSLSNALSSKACRDGAGAAELRALLETHVVQWSPTVPPLRVYSSAELTDLATGAGFEVQAMFGVTSIVHPGPEDFGYPYHGISAVSRALADETYFRTALDLELAASEQGCWAERGTNLMIKVRKPT
- a CDS encoding class I SAM-dependent DNA methyltransferase, with protein sequence MTGLAALGEPYTALAGVYDRWTDPNPYDRWVDFITARLAQAGIGSGARVLDVCCGTGSMAVRLRDRGYQVAGIDGSAAMLGVARDRLGPLVELHQVILPAELPFTPAVFDAAICCFDSVNYLPPSALQGFFATVASALRPGGLFVFDVNSRYKLEEVFGSSQYGDDQGDFAYVWRNRYDPTRGATDFLITLFTRADDGFRREEEQHRQWWFDHDTIRNSANRSGFTTVGATADYTSSEPEPDTLRETWVLRREEPAGRNHH
- a CDS encoding histidine phosphatase family protein; its protein translation is MTAGGFLLMRHGETNWPLVNVRRLPGHANDLAPLTSAGVEEVRRRCGELRGIPLRYVVSSPMTRAVQSAAIAAGCLNLPLHVELDLHEWVPDLTFNWTDPSQVDRPLTALWAGIEPVDFDGPPYESRHDLAARIRQVLGRHAGDDPVLVLTHAVAIWSVTGRRLDTAAVTWLT
- a CDS encoding amino acid--tRNA ligase-related protein, with product MTTALHIEPTRSWTAPQTHYLTAMTSSWYRMLVELQDTLTSSTVAFWSERGLRFGHLPITTGSISSPMGRGSDSRPVEVSMFGVQTYLADSMQFGLEYLCRLSPRGAYYLMPSFRGEATDGTHLAQFFHSEAEVPGGLDVVLPLVEAYVRRLTTDLLAAHESQLASAVGGEPAHLYRLLDRTESFGRFTFDEAAELLGHDPRYIRSEAGWRTMTRAGEAELMRRAGDFVWVTHWDHQATPFYQAVDDRGRALNGDLLFGPGEVVGCGERHATAAAVRAALASHGVSADTYDWYLQMKETAPLQTAGFGLGVERFLMWLTGNADIRDFAIFLRENGSNIVP